One genomic region from Drosophila subpulchrella strain 33 F10 #4 breed RU33 chromosome 2R, RU_Dsub_v1.1 Primary Assembly, whole genome shotgun sequence encodes:
- the LOC119551390 gene encoding uncharacterized protein LOC119551390, with amino-acid sequence MHQFWNWNWRWALLIFSALLLVSLANSEECGQEEFAKCSEPLDMLHLSSNFSIGPAKKEELDKLCHELRKGVRCIQSFTRRCMDLQQRNQFNKLYHGTNQFIRDLCIKGAFQEAYLRHAPCSQKAKTEFEVCGNRYKDTMVFLKPNKNQENSENGTFNENIKTICCSISELVDCSEDAARKVCGNEAAEFTRELVDKYANSLTKIYCEDFTRHPGHCRNGEENSSHRAGLSSLSLLLTGTLITLLVSRGNR; translated from the exons ATGCATCAATTTTGGAACTGGAACTGGAGATGGGCTCTGCTGATTTTCTCGG CCCTGCTGCTCGTTTCGCTGGCCAACTCGGAGGAATGCGGCCAGGAGGAGTTCGCCAAGTGCTCCGAACCACTTGATATGCTGCATTTATCGTCGAACTTCTCGATTGGACCGGCCAAGAAGGAGGAACTGGACAAACTTTGTCA TGAGCTGCGCAAGGGAGTGAGGTGCATCCAGAGCTTCACCCGCCGTTGCATGGATCTGCAGCAGAGGAACCAGTTCAACAAGCTCTACCACGGAACCAACCAGTTCATCAGGGATCTGTGCATCAAGGGGGCGTTCCAGGAAGCGTACCTGAGGCACGCTCCCTGCTCCCAAAAGGCCAAGACCGAGTTCGAGGTGTGTGGCAATCGCTACAAGGACACCATGGTGTTCCTGAAGCCAAACAAGAATCAGGAGAACTCCGAGAATGGGACCTTCAATGAAAACATAAAGACCATTTGCTG CTCCATCAGTGAACTTGTGGACTGCTCGGAGGATGCTGCACGTAAGGTGTGCGGCAATGAGGCGGCTGAGTTCACTCGTGAACTGGTGGACAAGTATGCCAACAGCCTGACCAAG ATCTACTGCGAGGACTTCACCCGACATCCGGGTCACTGTCGGAACGGCGAGGAAAACAGCTCCCATCGGGCGGGTCTGAGCAGCTTAAGCCTTCTCCTCACAGGGACACTAATCACACTGCTGGTCAGCAGAGGCAACAGATAG